One Roseimaritima multifibrata DNA window includes the following coding sequences:
- a CDS encoding secretin N-terminal domain-containing protein codes for MKKPPLTGRSRRHLLGRLVAGIVVGLTSTSLVAQQPFRLPPSPAANGPNPGSAAALSGQTPTAPATFQTEPERRLPNDTSSAASHEKPVLRIIPVPPIHVPTVGTAIGLRYRNAPGVKISPDRREGRLLVMAPEAMQPKIAADVARLLPPDAGGVQHAVGQGQPRGQATQTSFGPGRLQLSLNQVGWQRFEDHLTMAAGRAIPVTTQRNGEIATFQLVDQPLEGTTIEVDRRANSVTVFAPQPAIAGWQKLIGSLDQSGMPAGSVTELVRVRNAEPAPVQQAIRLLGNLGASDEVGITRVANTPFAVAVQQEGAAPQGNDAPQGNGDAGTPDDGPAAPEEGVGLIGDVKVQFVPDLGVIVVKGSKRDVARVMDVIKQIEEKSAITKPDVVVHSLQHVNSQAIATLLEELYTEVLSARQGDVSITSLDKPNALLLIGRSEAVAAAIEVVNKLDQPVPAATQLRVFRLEHASAIDAEETVTNFFVDQPGDDEQRPGLGARARVVADYRTNSLIVQAAPRDLQEVAKLIQDLDVQNIPSKSELRIIKLKNALAEDLAEVIQGTIDGTEEGNTENGTVPSTSLSMVSVDADGNQLLNSGILAGIVVTADTNANALVVRGSSSALPLIEEMIRQLDQTPGTESLVKVFTLENGDSQQLTLALQELFGSGTSTGGVGALNVLGLAAATANIDSSLVSLRFSSDIRTNSIIASGSANDLEVVESILLRLDTSGFADRMFEVIWLRNQYAPDVATALQSFITSRQQQLQNIQQAQQGGLSPFDALERDVVVVAEPVSNSLVISVAPRLYTTIRRMIDQLDRRAPMVLVKVLIAEVTLADGFEFGTELGLQDSLQFDRGIASSNLPTAAPPSDTGFDFNNNNSANRNSLNAGALAERAVTSFATGTTSSAYNYGGFVLSAASDSISLLMRALQDAGRLQILSRPQLMTLDNTPGVVQVGSLVPRVTDVTSSANTGTTFGTEDLQVGLILRVTPRVGRDGLIVMNVDAIRSAVDEVAPGIPIGFSPTGEVITSPQIQQTQAQSVVTAYSGQTVIYGGLIQKTRSQTSRRVPYISNIPLIGALFRFDRETEKRSELLVVLTPMIVSSEEDLEYVKQTESARMSWCLPEVIEMNGDVGLSGGHGLWGPALAPVIYPDLQPTIDDIHIQSDVPTDVYYPEEAITPQPSVLMESAGPVREAPSTQNPRPDDVKPVQYMNQGTPPTAGSTSAAAAGFPAPIQGIPQSPPSAQRGYSTANGYSSAGGYPTSSGTVPQRIPQPAQ; via the coding sequence ATGAAAAAACCACCTCTAACGGGCCGCTCCAGGCGGCATTTACTCGGGCGTCTTGTCGCCGGAATCGTCGTTGGATTGACCAGCACTTCGCTTGTCGCTCAACAGCCGTTCCGACTCCCCCCCTCTCCTGCAGCCAACGGCCCCAATCCGGGATCGGCCGCAGCGCTGAGCGGGCAGACTCCGACCGCCCCGGCGACGTTTCAAACGGAACCCGAGCGTCGTTTACCAAACGACACGTCCTCGGCAGCCAGTCACGAAAAACCGGTCCTGAGGATCATCCCAGTCCCTCCCATCCATGTCCCCACCGTTGGGACAGCGATCGGACTGCGATATCGCAACGCCCCCGGAGTCAAAATTTCACCTGACCGCCGAGAAGGCCGGTTACTGGTGATGGCTCCCGAAGCAATGCAACCCAAGATTGCCGCCGACGTCGCGCGTTTGTTGCCTCCCGATGCGGGCGGGGTGCAACATGCTGTAGGACAAGGCCAACCGAGGGGTCAAGCCACCCAAACCAGTTTTGGTCCAGGTAGATTACAACTCTCCCTGAATCAGGTCGGTTGGCAGCGATTCGAAGACCACCTGACGATGGCGGCCGGTCGAGCCATTCCAGTGACGACTCAGCGAAACGGCGAAATTGCCACCTTCCAACTGGTTGACCAACCGTTGGAAGGAACGACGATCGAGGTGGATCGCCGAGCCAATTCCGTCACCGTTTTCGCGCCACAACCAGCCATCGCCGGCTGGCAAAAACTGATCGGATCGCTTGACCAGTCGGGTATGCCCGCCGGTTCCGTGACCGAATTGGTTCGCGTCCGAAACGCGGAACCGGCTCCAGTGCAACAAGCGATTCGTTTGTTGGGAAATCTGGGTGCCAGTGACGAAGTCGGAATCACGCGAGTGGCAAACACTCCTTTTGCAGTCGCCGTTCAGCAAGAAGGAGCGGCCCCTCAGGGCAACGACGCTCCACAAGGCAATGGCGATGCCGGCACCCCAGACGATGGACCGGCCGCCCCTGAAGAGGGCGTTGGTTTGATCGGCGATGTGAAGGTTCAATTTGTTCCGGACCTTGGCGTGATCGTTGTCAAAGGTTCCAAACGTGACGTGGCTCGCGTGATGGACGTGATTAAACAGATCGAAGAGAAATCGGCTATCACCAAACCTGATGTGGTTGTCCATTCCCTTCAGCATGTCAACAGCCAAGCGATCGCAACGCTGCTTGAAGAACTGTACACCGAAGTCCTTTCGGCTCGTCAGGGTGACGTCAGCATTACCTCGCTGGATAAACCGAATGCATTGTTGCTGATCGGGCGCAGTGAGGCGGTCGCTGCGGCGATCGAAGTCGTAAACAAACTGGACCAACCGGTTCCCGCCGCCACCCAGCTGCGAGTCTTTCGCCTGGAACACGCGTCGGCTATTGATGCCGAAGAAACGGTGACCAACTTCTTCGTTGACCAACCGGGCGACGACGAACAACGGCCAGGACTTGGCGCTCGAGCTCGAGTCGTGGCGGATTATCGAACCAATTCGCTGATCGTCCAAGCGGCTCCGCGTGACCTGCAAGAAGTCGCCAAACTGATCCAAGACTTGGATGTACAGAACATCCCTTCCAAAAGCGAATTGCGAATCATCAAACTGAAAAACGCATTGGCGGAAGATCTGGCTGAAGTGATTCAAGGCACGATCGATGGGACCGAAGAGGGGAACACCGAAAACGGAACGGTCCCCTCGACTTCCTTGTCGATGGTGTCCGTCGATGCCGACGGAAACCAACTGCTCAATTCGGGAATCCTGGCAGGGATCGTGGTGACGGCCGACACCAACGCAAACGCGCTGGTCGTACGTGGATCCAGTAGCGCACTGCCACTGATTGAAGAAATGATCAGGCAGCTGGACCAAACCCCAGGAACCGAATCCTTGGTGAAAGTTTTCACTTTGGAAAATGGGGATTCGCAGCAGCTAACCCTAGCCTTGCAGGAACTGTTCGGGTCGGGCACCAGCACCGGTGGTGTGGGGGCCTTAAACGTCCTGGGACTGGCAGCGGCAACAGCAAATATCGATAGCTCATTGGTCTCCTTGCGATTTTCGTCCGACATCCGCACCAACAGCATCATCGCTAGCGGATCGGCAAACGATTTGGAAGTTGTCGAATCGATCCTACTTCGCTTGGATACTTCCGGGTTTGCCGATCGGATGTTCGAGGTGATTTGGCTGCGAAACCAATACGCTCCAGACGTGGCAACCGCGTTGCAAAGCTTCATCACCAGTCGACAACAGCAACTACAAAACATCCAGCAAGCTCAACAGGGTGGACTCAGCCCGTTTGATGCTCTGGAAAGAGACGTCGTTGTGGTCGCCGAACCGGTAAGCAATAGCTTGGTGATCAGTGTGGCACCACGGTTGTATACGACCATTCGCCGCATGATTGACCAACTGGACCGAAGAGCTCCCATGGTGTTGGTGAAGGTCTTGATTGCAGAAGTCACCCTGGCCGATGGTTTTGAATTTGGCACCGAACTGGGGCTGCAAGATTCCTTGCAGTTTGACCGCGGGATCGCCTCGAGCAATCTGCCAACGGCTGCTCCACCCTCGGACACGGGCTTTGACTTCAACAACAATAACTCGGCAAACAGAAACAGCCTGAACGCAGGGGCACTTGCCGAACGAGCCGTGACATCGTTTGCGACCGGCACGACCAGTTCTGCTTATAACTACGGCGGCTTTGTTTTAAGTGCCGCCAGTGATTCGATCAGCTTGCTTATGCGAGCGTTGCAGGATGCGGGCCGTCTGCAGATCCTCAGTCGTCCACAATTGATGACTCTGGACAACACTCCCGGTGTCGTCCAGGTTGGGTCGTTGGTCCCACGTGTTACCGATGTGACGTCTTCAGCCAATACCGGTACCACCTTTGGCACGGAAGACCTACAGGTCGGTTTGATCCTGAGGGTGACCCCGCGTGTCGGCCGTGATGGCTTGATCGTTATGAATGTGGACGCCATTCGGTCCGCCGTCGACGAAGTGGCTCCGGGTATTCCAATCGGATTTAGCCCAACCGGAGAAGTGATCACGAGTCCTCAGATCCAACAGACTCAGGCCCAATCGGTCGTGACCGCCTACTCTGGGCAAACGGTTATCTATGGTGGATTGATCCAGAAAACGCGTAGCCAGACCAGTCGTCGTGTTCCCTATATTTCGAACATTCCATTGATTGGTGCTCTGTTCCGATTCGATCGCGAAACGGAAAAGCGAAGCGAATTGCTGGTCGTGTTGACCCCAATGATTGTTTCCAGCGAGGAAGATCTTGAATACGTCAAACAAACCGAATCAGCTCGCATGAGCTGGTGCCTGCCGGAAGTGATCGAAATGAACGGAGACGTGGGCCTGAGCGGCGGACATGGGTTATGGGGTCCAGCCCTAGCACCGGTGATCTACCCTGACCTTCAGCCAACGATCGACGACATTCACATCCAGTCGGATGTCCCAACGGACGTTTACTACCCTGAAGAAGCCATCACCCCTCAGCCAAGCGTGCTGATGGAATCGG
- a CDS encoding endonuclease domain-containing protein — protein MPRRTRRSSTDSSRSPERIQFARDQRATANQFSSDVWQMLRRGNMEGEKFRREVPEPPYTLDFVCFALKLVVEVDGSDHVTDQGIQHDAERDRFLQTLGYLILRVPGFEVLRDPSAVRKNIAQAVRKRRAALGMG, from the coding sequence ATGCCTCGCCGAACCCGGCGTTCTTCGACCGATTCGTCGCGATCCCCCGAGCGAATCCAGTTCGCCCGCGATCAGAGAGCTACTGCGAATCAGTTCTCAAGCGATGTCTGGCAAATGCTGCGTCGAGGAAACATGGAAGGCGAAAAATTTCGCCGCGAGGTCCCAGAACCTCCTTACACGCTCGACTTTGTCTGCTTTGCGTTGAAATTGGTGGTCGAAGTCGATGGCAGCGACCATGTCACCGACCAGGGAATTCAGCACGACGCCGAAAGGGATCGGTTTTTGCAAACACTCGGCTATCTAATCTTAAGGGTGCCAGGCTTTGAGGTTTTGCGAGATCCAAGTGCGGTTAGAAAAAACATTGCTCAGGCTGTTAGAAAGCGGAGAGCAGCGCTGGGAATGGGATGA
- a CDS encoding DoxX family protein: MFKKLLTSPLRLAIGWGAYPRFLGTVGVLMLVLLRVTIGWHFYSEGVDKKTGSWNAEPFMANASGPFAEHFHNMVPDREGFARLDIDLTKKHLAVYRERAGKHFGFDEDQQQQAQVAYVDAIKQIQYILDTNAQEIEEYNLGQARVRELREDSTRDGVSSLGDQRATIEAEWKRLARPALIGVDGVWTEYEKTVNDIAQGRLAKRGYFRLYKPGDDQVDPTRLALVNRWIPYFDLTVGICLMLGFLTPAVSLAAALFLFSVFLSQYPPTSGPGSTYYQLVESMACLVLAGTGAGRFAGLDSVLHALVRRCWPSKEHHNG, encoded by the coding sequence TTGTTTAAGAAATTGCTCACATCGCCGTTGCGATTAGCGATCGGCTGGGGCGCCTACCCTCGGTTCTTAGGAACTGTCGGCGTCTTGATGCTGGTCTTGTTACGCGTCACGATCGGGTGGCATTTTTATTCCGAAGGGGTCGACAAAAAGACCGGTTCGTGGAATGCCGAGCCCTTTATGGCGAATGCCAGTGGTCCCTTTGCGGAGCACTTTCACAACATGGTTCCCGATCGTGAAGGGTTCGCCCGTCTTGATATCGATTTGACCAAAAAACATTTGGCCGTCTATCGCGAACGTGCTGGAAAACACTTCGGTTTTGACGAAGATCAGCAACAACAGGCACAGGTTGCCTATGTCGATGCGATCAAGCAAATCCAATACATTTTGGATACAAATGCCCAGGAAATTGAAGAATATAACCTCGGGCAAGCTCGGGTTCGTGAGCTCCGCGAAGACTCCACACGGGACGGTGTCAGTAGCCTTGGTGACCAGCGTGCTACAATTGAAGCAGAGTGGAAAAGGTTGGCTCGACCGGCCCTAATCGGGGTCGATGGAGTCTGGACCGAGTACGAAAAAACGGTCAACGATATCGCTCAAGGCCGTCTGGCAAAACGCGGGTATTTTCGCCTTTATAAACCGGGCGATGATCAAGTGGATCCAACGCGATTGGCGTTGGTGAATCGCTGGATTCCATATTTCGACTTGACGGTCGGAATTTGTTTGATGTTAGGATTTTTAACGCCTGCGGTCAGTTTGGCAGCAGCATTGTTTTTGTTCTCTGTTTTTCTATCTCAGTACCCGCCTACATCCGGGCCGGGTTCTACTTACTACCAATTAGTCGAGTCGATGGCATGTTTGGTACTGGCTGGCACTGGTGCCGGTCGCTTTGCTGGACTCGATTCTGTTTTACACGCCTTGGTCCGACGGTGTTGGCCGTCAAAGGAGCACCACAATGGATAA
- a CDS encoding endonuclease domain-containing protein codes for MPRRTRRSSTDSSRSPERIQFARDQRATANQFSSDVWQMLRRGNMEGEKFRREVPEPPYTLDFVCLALKLVVEVDGSDHVTDQGIQHDAERDRFLQTLGYLILRVPGFEVLRDRSAVRKNIAQAVRKRRAALGMG; via the coding sequence ATGCCTCGCCGAACCCGGCGTTCTTCGACCGATTCGTCGCGATCCCCCGAGCGAATCCAGTTCGCCCGCGATCAGAGAGCTACTGCGAATCAGTTCTCAAGCGATGTCTGGCAAATGCTGCGTCGAGGAAACATGGAAGGCGAAAAATTTCGCCGCGAGGTCCCAGAACCTCCTTACACGCTCGACTTTGTCTGCTTGGCGTTGAAATTGGTGGTCGAAGTCGATGGCAGCGACCATGTCACCGACCAGGGAATTCAGCACGACGCCGAAAGGGATCGGTTTTTGCAAACACTCGGCTATCTAATCTTAAGGGTGCCAGGCTTTGAGGTTTTGCGAGATCGAAGTGCGGTTAGAAAAAACATTGCTCAGGCTGTTAGAAAGCGGAGAGCAGCGCTGGGAATGGGATGA
- a CDS encoding aminotransferase class V-fold PLP-dependent enzyme: protein MTESPSSLSKSVLNPTLYRPDFPILGRQTNSGAPLVFLDNGASTQRPHAVIDAMSECYSKYYANVHRGIHTLSEESTDRYEQARRTVARFLNAASEVEVLFTAGTTAAINTVARTWGDQNVGPDDYILLTMMEHHANIVPWHQLSERTGCKVLFAKLNSEGQVDQEHLDSLWQQYGQQIKMFAFTAVSNVLGTITPVAAWVQQAQQHGAATLVDAAQAAPHMAIDVRQWDADFVIFSGHKLCGPTGIGVLYGRESILDAMPPFLGGGAMINTVTTEGFTTAALPDKFEAGTPPIVEAIGLEAAIDYISAVGLEAIHDHEQVLTRRAHEGLAGIEGLTILGPQDPALKGGIVSFVFPHIHAHDIAQWLDTRGIAVRAGHHCAMPLHKDLGISASSRASFYLYNTVEEVDSFVQAVSEVTQKFAPTGRKRRRRK, encoded by the coding sequence ATGACCGAAAGCCCAAGCAGTCTCTCGAAATCCGTACTGAATCCGACCCTGTATCGGCCCGATTTTCCGATCCTAGGGCGACAAACCAACAGTGGAGCTCCGTTGGTTTTCCTGGATAACGGGGCGAGCACGCAACGGCCACACGCGGTTATCGACGCGATGTCGGAATGCTACTCCAAGTACTACGCCAACGTGCATCGAGGCATCCACACGCTCAGCGAAGAATCAACCGACCGCTACGAGCAGGCCCGCCGCACGGTCGCTCGATTTCTGAATGCCGCCTCCGAGGTAGAGGTCCTCTTTACCGCCGGGACGACTGCCGCAATCAATACGGTAGCCAGAACATGGGGAGACCAGAATGTCGGTCCGGACGACTACATCCTGCTAACCATGATGGAACATCATGCGAACATCGTCCCCTGGCATCAATTGAGTGAGCGAACGGGCTGTAAGGTCCTGTTTGCGAAACTGAATTCCGAGGGACAAGTCGACCAAGAACATCTCGATTCCCTCTGGCAGCAGTACGGCCAGCAGATCAAAATGTTCGCCTTTACGGCGGTCAGCAACGTTTTGGGAACGATTACGCCCGTCGCCGCGTGGGTCCAGCAAGCCCAACAACACGGGGCGGCGACTTTGGTCGATGCGGCACAGGCTGCCCCCCACATGGCCATCGACGTCCGGCAATGGGATGCAGACTTCGTGATCTTCAGCGGTCACAAACTATGTGGCCCCACCGGGATCGGAGTCCTTTACGGGCGAGAATCGATCCTCGATGCGATGCCTCCATTCCTCGGCGGAGGTGCCATGATAAACACGGTCACCACCGAAGGGTTCACCACGGCGGCACTGCCGGACAAATTTGAAGCGGGCACCCCACCGATCGTTGAAGCCATCGGCCTGGAAGCTGCCATCGATTACATCAGTGCGGTCGGATTGGAAGCGATTCACGATCACGAACAAGTTCTCACGCGACGAGCTCACGAGGGTTTGGCCGGAATCGAAGGGCTAACCATTCTTGGTCCCCAGGATCCAGCATTAAAAGGAGGCATCGTCAGCTTTGTCTTCCCCCACATCCATGCCCACGACATTGCGCAGTGGTTGGACACCCGCGGGATCGCAGTCCGAGCCGGCCATCACTGTGCCATGCCCCTGCACAAAGACCTAGGCATCAGCGCTAGCTCCCGAGCCAGTTTCTACCTCTACAACACCGTCGAAGAGGTCGACAGCTTCGTGCAAGCGGTCAGCGAAGTCACGCAAAAGTTCGCCCCCACCGGTCGCAAAAGACGCCGTCGCAAATAA
- a CDS encoding endonuclease domain-containing protein has protein sequence MPRRTRRSSTDSSRSPERIQFARDQRATANQFSSDVWQMLRRGNMQGEKFRREVPEPPYTLDFVCFALKLVVEVDGSDHVTDQGIQHDAERDRFLQTLGYQILRVPGFEVLRNPSAVRKNIAQAVRKRRAALGMG, from the coding sequence ATGCCTCGCCGAACCCGGCGTTCTTCGACCGATTCGTCGCGATCCCCCGAGCGAATCCAGTTCGCCCGCGATCAGAGAGCTACTGCGAATCAGTTCTCAAGCGATGTCTGGCAAATGCTGCGTCGAGGAAACATGCAAGGCGAAAAATTTCGCCGTGAGGTCCCAGAACCTCCTTACACGCTCGACTTTGTCTGCTTTGCGTTGAAATTGGTGGTCGAAGTCGATGGCAGCGACCATGTCACCGACCAGGGAATTCAACACGACGCCGAAAGGGATCGATTTTTGCAAACACTCGGCTATCAAATCTTAAGGGTGCCAGGCTTTGAGGTTTTGCGAAATCCAAGTGCGGTTAGAAAAAACATTGCTCAGGCTGTTAGAAAGCGGAGAGCAGCGCTGGGAATGGGATGA
- a CDS encoding Gfo/Idh/MocA family protein: protein MDKLSPEQREVGQGNYYRAVDSYFENGPDVERRDFLKGVVGAGLMTAGGMGAAYFGYKKVADPVRVAVIGTGDEGNVLIGGCNPDYVTVKAICDIRPFSLHRAFEGDWSTPSARGRRPGLMDVYGYKTRTEAEKQIKVYDSTNGGIQACLDDPNIEAVIIALPLWLHAGVAAQAMNRGLHVLTEKLMAHNVAQCKAMGRMSYELKDKQGNPLHLATGHQRHYNIKYDNAVNLIRWGLLGQLHHIRAQWHRGNAPGGDSWKMPLPGGETTVNGGVYDKIVGDLKNRQGKLAALMDPKNRSQDFDQIHELQQQIAYFEAWDMDKYVDPADYGYMNYNLGDYAVTPMEELHRWRLFNRTGGGLMAELGSHQLDAVSIFLSSLRNDDKKVHPLAVHAVGGRHIMPQDRDADDHVYCMFEFPGPEYAESFDVGYKDRVLNYPNGPVPSYEEDPNKKVVVTYSTINGNGFGGWGEVVMGTKGTLILDKEVDVLLYRDSNPSAKVGVVKKDGSAVLDTSASGDFAAPVSQVAESGPVSRGYQEEIEHWAYCIRNPDPANRPRCYPEVAMGDAVIALGTNVALENAAKGKGGYLQFKEEWFELDNDATPDGSVVAEEMKAIQKPVA, encoded by the coding sequence ATGGATAAGTTATCCCCAGAACAACGTGAAGTCGGACAAGGTAACTATTACCGAGCCGTCGATTCCTATTTCGAAAATGGGCCAGACGTCGAACGCCGTGACTTCCTGAAAGGGGTTGTTGGTGCCGGTTTAATGACCGCAGGTGGAATGGGAGCAGCCTATTTCGGCTATAAGAAAGTTGCTGATCCTGTTCGAGTCGCTGTGATTGGGACCGGAGACGAAGGGAACGTGCTGATCGGTGGTTGTAATCCCGATTACGTGACGGTCAAAGCGATCTGTGACATCCGCCCTTTCAGTCTCCATCGCGCTTTCGAAGGCGATTGGTCGACTCCATCGGCACGCGGCCGCCGTCCAGGTTTGATGGACGTCTACGGTTACAAAACGCGTACCGAAGCCGAAAAGCAGATCAAGGTCTACGACAGCACCAACGGTGGGATCCAAGCTTGTCTTGATGATCCGAATATCGAAGCGGTTATCATCGCTTTGCCACTCTGGTTGCATGCCGGCGTTGCCGCTCAGGCAATGAACCGCGGCCTGCACGTGCTGACCGAAAAATTGATGGCACACAATGTCGCTCAGTGTAAAGCCATGGGACGTATGTCCTATGAACTGAAAGACAAACAGGGCAACCCGCTGCACTTAGCAACCGGTCACCAACGCCATTACAACATCAAATACGACAACGCTGTCAATTTGATTCGCTGGGGACTGCTTGGTCAGTTGCACCACATTCGTGCTCAATGGCACCGTGGCAACGCCCCCGGTGGCGACAGCTGGAAAATGCCTCTTCCCGGTGGTGAAACCACGGTCAACGGCGGTGTTTACGACAAGATCGTCGGAGACCTGAAGAACCGTCAAGGCAAACTAGCAGCTTTGATGGATCCGAAAAATCGCTCGCAAGATTTTGACCAGATCCATGAACTGCAACAGCAGATCGCGTATTTCGAAGCTTGGGATATGGACAAGTATGTCGACCCAGCCGATTACGGATACATGAATTACAACTTGGGTGACTATGCGGTTACCCCAATGGAAGAACTGCACCGTTGGCGATTGTTTAATCGCACCGGTGGTGGGTTGATGGCAGAACTGGGAAGCCATCAACTGGATGCGGTTAGCATCTTCCTCAGTTCCTTGCGTAACGATGATAAAAAGGTCCATCCGTTGGCCGTTCACGCGGTCGGCGGTCGGCATATCATGCCACAGGATCGTGATGCCGATGACCATGTCTACTGCATGTTCGAATTCCCCGGACCTGAGTATGCCGAATCGTTTGATGTCGGATACAAAGACCGAGTTCTGAACTATCCAAACGGACCGGTTCCTTCCTATGAAGAAGATCCGAACAAGAAAGTGGTTGTCACTTATTCGACGATCAACGGAAACGGATTTGGCGGTTGGGGCGAAGTCGTGATGGGTACGAAGGGAACATTGATTCTGGACAAAGAAGTCGATGTTCTGTTGTACCGCGACAGCAATCCGTCTGCCAAAGTCGGTGTCGTCAAGAAAGACGGCAGTGCCGTTCTAGACACCAGTGCCAGTGGCGATTTCGCGGCTCCTGTATCTCAGGTCGCAGAATCGGGACCGGTCAGCCGAGGCTACCAAGAAGAAATCGAGCACTGGGCGTATTGCATCCGCAATCCAGATCCAGCCAATCGGCCTCGCTGTTACCCTGAAGTTGCCATGGGAGATGCTGTTATCGCCCTGGGAACCAACGTGGCACTAGAAAACGCAGCCAAAGGCAAAGGCGGATACCTTCAGTTCAAAGAAGAGTGGTTCGAACTGGACAATGACGCCACACCAGACGGAAGCGTCGTCGCCGAAGAAATGAAAGCGATCCAAAAACCGGTTGCCTAG